In Nymphaea colorata isolate Beijing-Zhang1983 chromosome 5, ASM883128v2, whole genome shotgun sequence, one genomic interval encodes:
- the LOC116254327 gene encoding V-type proton ATPase subunit a1 — MNALRDLPTMDLLRSEQMCMVQLIIPVESAHGAITYLGELGLLQFRDLNADKSPFQRTFVNQVKRCGEMARKLHFFKDQIHKAGLSFAANPVMPSAVDLEELEVQLAEHETELLEINANSEKLHQTYNELLEFKIVLQKAGGFLVSAQSRVAANERELEETVFSKEEYSESTSLLEQEMQSQPSKNAGLRFICGIICKSKISRFERILFRATRGNMLFNQAPSEEKIMDPISSEMIEKTVFVVFFSGEQAKTKILKICEAFGANCYPVPEDISKQTQVTREVLARLSELNATLDAGTRHRDKALTSIGYSLKTWSVLVKKEKAVYDTLNMLNFDVTKKCLVAEGWCPIFAKAQIQEALQRATIDSNSQVGTIFHVLDAIESPPTYFRTNRFTHAFQEIVDAYGVARYQEANPAVYTVMTFPFLFAVMFGDWGHGICLLLGSLVLILRENKLSSQKLGDFMEMAFGGRYVLLLMAVFSIYCGLIYNEFFSVPFHIFGESAYKCRDATCSDASTIGLVKYRDPYAFGVDPSWRGSRSELPFLNSLKMKMSILFGMVQMNLGIILSYFNAKFFGSSLDIRYQFVPHMLFLNCLFGYLALLIIVKWCTGSQADLYHVMIYMFLSPTDDLGENQLFWGQKPLQILLLLLAVIAVPWMLFPKPLILRRQHTERFQGRTYGMLTSSEVDSDVEPDSARHRHEDFNFSEVFVHQMIHSIEFVLGSVSNTASYLRLWALSLAHSELSTVFYEKVLLLAWRFDNILIKLIGLAVFAFATAFILLMMETLSAFLHALRLHWVEFQSKFYHGDGYKFRPFSFASLVEDD; from the exons atgaatgcGTTGAGAGATCTGCCGACCATGGATCTGCTGAGGTCGGAGCAGATGTGTATGGTGCAGCTGATCATACCCGTCGAGTCCGCCCATGGCGCCATAACATACTTAGGGGAACTCGGCCTCCTTCAGTTCCGAGAT TTGAATGCTGATAAAAGTCCTTTCCAAAGAACTTTTGTTAATCAG GTGAAACGATGTGGAGAGATGGCAAGGAAGTTGCATTTCTTCAAGGATCAAATACATAAAGCGGGTCTATCTTTTGCTGCTAATCCTGTCATGCCATCTGCAGTTGATTTGGAAGAACTAGAG GTACAATTGGCAGAGCATGAAACAGAACTCCTCGAAATAAATGCAAATAGTGAAAAATTACATCAAACATACAATGAGCTATTGGAGTTCAAGATAGTATTGCAGAAG GCAGGTGGCTTCCTTGTTTCAGCCCAAAGCCGTGTGGCTGCAAATGAGAGAGAACTAGAGGAAACTGTGTTCTCCAAGGAAGAGTATAGTGAAAGCACATCCTTACTTGAGCAG GAAATGCAATCTCAACCTTCAAAAAATGCTGGCTTGAGATTTATCTGTGGAATTATTTGTAAGTCCAAAATTTCAAGATTCGAGAGGATCCTTTTCCGTGCTACAAGGGGTAATATGCTTTTCAATCAAGCTCCTTCTGAGGAGAAAATCATGGATCCCATATCCTCTGAAATG ATTGAAAAGACCGTTTTCGTGGTCTTCTTTTCTGGAGAGCAGgctaaaacaaaaatattaaaaatatgtgaagCTTTTGGTGCAAATTGTTATCCTGTTCCTGAGGATATAAGCAAGCAAACACAAGTAACACGTGAG GTCTTAGCCAGGCTTTCTGAACTCAATGCTACATTGGATGCTGGCACTCGTCATCGGGACAAGGCTCTTACTTCTATCGGATACAGTCTAAAAACATGGTCTGTTCTG gtgaaaaaagagaaagctgTATATGATACACTGAATATGCTCAACTTTGATGTGACCAAGAAATGTCTTGTTGCTGAGGGTTGGTGTCCCATATTTGCAAAAGCTCAG ATTCAAGAAGCATTACAACGTGCTACTATTGACAGCAATTCACAAGTGGGGACAATTTTTCATGTCCTGGATGCAATAGAATCACCACCAACATATTTCAGAACCAACCGATTTACACATGCATTTCAAGAAATAGTGGATGCATACGG TGTTGCTAGATACCAGGAAGCAAACCCTGCAGTTTATACAGTTATGACGTTTCCATTTCTGTTTGCTGTCATGTTTGGTGATTGGGGTCATGGAATTTGCTTGCTTCTGGGGTCGCTGGTGCTGATACTAAGAGAGAATAAGCTTAGCTCTCAG AAACTTGGTGACTTCATGGAGATGGCATTTGGAGGGCGATATGTGTTGCTTTTAATGGCGGTGTTCTCAATATATTGTGGATTAATCtacaatgaatttttttcagtGCCTTTCCATATATTTGGAGAATCTGCATATAAATGTCGTGATGCTACATGCAG TGATGCGTCTACCATTGGATTGGTCAAATATCGTGATCCATATGCATTTGGTGTAGACCCTAGCTGGCGTGGGAGTCGGTCCGAGTTACCTTTTTTGAACTCTCTCAAAATGAAGATGTCAATTTTGTTTGGTATGGTGCAGATGAATCTTGGCATTATACTAAGTTACTTCAATGCTAAGTTTTTTGGCAGCTCACTTGACATACG GTATCAGTTTGTGCCTCACATGCTATTCTTAAACTGTCTGTTTGGATATCTCGCCCTCCTCATAATTGTTAAGTGGTGCACAGGATCTCAAGCTGACCTGTACCATGTGATGATTTATATGTTCCTCAGCCCCACCGATGATCTTGGTGAAAATCAGTTATTCTGGGGGCAGAAACCACTTCAG ATCTTGCTGTTGCTTCTTGCTGTCATTGCAGTTCCATGGATGCTCTTCCCAAAACCTCTAATTCTGAGAAGACAGCACACAGAG AGATTTCAAGGTCGCACCTATGGTATGCTTACAAGTTCTGAAGTGGACTCGGATGTGGAACCAGATTCAGCTAGGCATCGGCATGAGGACTTTAATTTCAGTGAAGTGTTTGTACATCAGATGATCCACTCGATTGAGTTTGTGCTTGGTTCAGTCTCAAATACTGCATCATATCTTCGTCTTTGGGCTTTAAG CTTGGCTCATTCAGAACTTTCTACTGTATTTTATGAGAAGGTACTTCTGCTTGCATGGAG GTTTGACAACATCCTGATAAAATTGATTGGTCTGGCTGTTTTTGCCTTTGCGACTGCCTTTATATTACTAATGATGGAGACACTTAGCGCATTTCTTCACGCTTTGAGGCTCCACTGGGTTGAATTTCAGAGCAAGTTCTATCATGGAGATGGCTACAAGTTCAGACCATTCTCATTTGCTTCATTAGTTGAAGATGACTGA